The following are encoded together in the Arvicanthis niloticus isolate mArvNil1 chromosome 11, mArvNil1.pat.X, whole genome shotgun sequence genome:
- the Morn2 gene encoding MORN repeat-containing protein 2 isoform X2 produces the protein MNGFGRLEHFSGAVYEGQFKDNMFHGLGTYTFPTGAKYTGNFNENRVEGEGEYTDIQGLQWSGNFHFTAAPGLKLKLYM, from the exons ATGAATGGCTTTGGAAGACTTGAACATTTTTCAGGAGCTGTGTATGAAGGACAGTTTAAGGACAACATGTTTCATGGACTGGGGACTTACACATTCCCAACTGGGGCAAAATACACTGGAAATTTCAATGAAAATAG GGTAGAAGGTGAGGGAGAATACACTGACATCCAAGGCCTGCAATGGAGTGGGAACTTCCACTTCACAGCTGCCCCCGGCCTGAAACTGAAGCTCTACATGTAG
- the Morn2 gene encoding MORN repeat-containing protein 2 isoform X1, whose product METHMPTAPISELWTRAPGQNSRLPSSPDGDCTRTASGVCERNGTGTHTTPNGIVYTGSWKDDKMNGFGRLEHFSGAVYEGQFKDNMFHGLGTYTFPTGAKYTGNFNENRVEGEGEYTDIQGLQWSGNFHFTAAPGLKLKLYM is encoded by the exons ATGGAGACACATATG CCCACAGCACCCATTTCAGAGCTCTGGACCAGAGCTCCAGGCCAGAATTCCCGTCTTCCTTCCTCACCAGATGGTGACTGTACAAGAACTGCCTCTGGAGTCTGTGAGAGAAACGGGACAGGCACCCACACCACACCTAACGGGATTGTCTACACAGGAAGCTGGAAAGATGACAAG ATGAATGGCTTTGGAAGACTTGAACATTTTTCAGGAGCTGTGTATGAAGGACAGTTTAAGGACAACATGTTTCATGGACTGGGGACTTACACATTCCCAACTGGGGCAAAATACACTGGAAATTTCAATGAAAATAG GGTAGAAGGTGAGGGAGAATACACTGACATCCAAGGCCTGCAATGGAGTGGGAACTTCCACTTCACAGCTGCCCCCGGCCTGAAACTGAAGCTCTACATGTAG